In one Candidatus Polarisedimenticolia bacterium genomic region, the following are encoded:
- the kdsB gene encoding 3-deoxy-manno-octulosonate cytidylyltransferase has translation MHAVGVIPARYRSTRFPGKPLALIDGKALVLRVLERARAAGRIDRLLVATDDERIASAVVASGGEVVMTSAAHVSGTDRLAEVARSLSADLFVNIQGDEPLVDPRDIDRLVECLDADPACDMATLCEPLRDAREARDPNVVKVVCDLSGRALYFSRSAIPYVPEGRDGGSASPPWLRHVGLYAYRRGFLLEFASWGPGALESLEGLEQLRAIERGRTMRVLPARGRYHGVDTPEDVLAVEQVLRASS, from the coding sequence ATGCACGCTGTCGGTGTGATCCCAGCCCGATACCGGTCGACTCGCTTCCCCGGCAAACCTCTCGCACTCATCGATGGCAAGGCGCTCGTCCTGCGTGTCCTCGAGCGCGCCCGGGCCGCGGGCCGCATCGACAGGCTCCTGGTGGCGACGGACGACGAGCGCATCGCGTCGGCGGTCGTGGCGTCGGGCGGGGAGGTCGTGATGACGTCCGCGGCGCACGTCTCCGGAACCGATCGCCTGGCGGAGGTGGCGCGATCGCTTTCCGCGGATCTGTTCGTCAACATCCAGGGGGACGAGCCGCTGGTCGATCCGAGGGACATCGACAGGCTGGTGGAGTGCCTGGACGCGGACCCGGCGTGCGACATGGCCACGCTCTGCGAGCCGCTCCGTGACGCCCGGGAGGCGCGCGACCCGAACGTCGTGAAGGTGGTGTGCGACCTGTCCGGCCGGGCTCTCTACTTCTCGCGGAGCGCGATCCCCTATGTGCCGGAGGGACGGGACGGAGGCTCCGCCTCCCCGCCCTGGCTGAGGCACGTCGGCCTCTACGCCTACCGGCGCGGCTTTCTCCTGGAGTTCGCGTCCTGGGGCCCGGGAGCCCTCGAGTCGCTGGAAGGCCTGGAGCAGCTCCGTGCCATCGAGCGCGGGCGGACGATGCGGGTTCTACCGGCCCGGGGGCGTTATCACGGGGTCGATACTCCGGAGGACGTGCTCGCCGTCGAGCAGGTGCTCCGGGCCTCCTCATGA
- a CDS encoding CTP synthase, producing MPTKYIFITGGVVSSLGKGLAAASIGRLMEARGFSVTLQKLDPYLNVDPGTMSPYQHGEVYVTDDGVETDLDLGHYERFTSTVCSRDHNFTSGRIYEQVIARERRGDYLGGTVQVIPHVTDEIKQSIRRISKGIDIQIVEIGGTVGDIESLPFLEAIRQFRLEAGRSDAVFVHLTLVPYIGPAGELKTKPTQHSVRDLRAIGIQPDVLMCRTDRFIPKEIKKKIALFCNVPEDAVITAKDVETIYEVPLVLAKEGLDAILLKLLDLPYRDKNMDEWVTMVDRVKNPKGGEVSIGIVGKYVTYEDSYKSLNEALTHGGIANDVRVKLRWIEADNLVDGQLEEAIAPCHGILVPGGFGLRGVAGMLEAIRHAREKRIPFFGICLGLQCAIIEFARNVCGLKDADSSEFNLSTPYPVIYKLRELEGVERMGGNMRLGRWPCVLHPGSQAHLAYGLAEISERHRHRYEVNREYLDAMTKKGLRVSGETPDRRFVEIVELPDHPYFLSCQFHPEFKSKPMLPHPLFRSFIGACRQFRQTQR from the coding sequence GTGCCGACCAAGTACATCTTCATCACCGGCGGCGTCGTGTCCTCCCTGGGCAAGGGGCTGGCCGCGGCCTCGATCGGCCGGCTCATGGAGGCGCGCGGATTCAGCGTCACGCTGCAGAAGCTGGACCCCTACCTCAACGTCGATCCGGGCACCATGAGCCCCTACCAGCACGGCGAGGTCTACGTCACCGACGACGGCGTCGAGACCGACCTCGACCTCGGCCATTACGAGCGCTTCACCTCGACAGTCTGCTCGCGGGACCACAACTTCACCAGCGGCCGGATCTACGAGCAGGTGATCGCCCGCGAAAGGCGCGGCGACTACCTGGGGGGGACGGTCCAGGTGATCCCGCACGTCACCGACGAGATCAAGCAGTCGATTCGCAGGATCTCCAAGGGGATCGACATCCAGATCGTCGAGATTGGCGGGACCGTGGGCGACATCGAATCGCTGCCGTTCCTGGAGGCCATCCGCCAGTTCCGGCTCGAGGCGGGGCGCAGCGACGCGGTCTTCGTGCACCTCACGCTGGTGCCGTACATCGGCCCGGCCGGCGAGCTGAAGACCAAGCCGACGCAGCACTCGGTGCGCGACCTGCGCGCCATCGGCATCCAGCCGGACGTCCTGATGTGCCGCACGGACCGCTTCATTCCCAAGGAGATCAAGAAGAAGATCGCCCTGTTCTGCAACGTGCCCGAGGACGCGGTGATCACCGCCAAGGACGTCGAGACGATCTACGAGGTCCCCCTGGTGCTGGCCAAGGAGGGGCTGGACGCCATCCTGCTCAAGCTGCTCGACCTGCCGTACCGCGACAAGAACATGGACGAGTGGGTGACCATGGTGGACCGCGTCAAGAACCCGAAGGGCGGCGAGGTGTCCATCGGCATCGTCGGCAAGTACGTCACCTACGAGGACTCCTACAAGAGCCTCAACGAAGCGCTGACGCACGGCGGCATCGCCAACGACGTGCGGGTGAAGCTCCGCTGGATCGAGGCGGACAACCTCGTGGACGGCCAGCTCGAGGAGGCGATCGCCCCCTGCCACGGCATCCTGGTGCCGGGCGGCTTCGGGCTGCGCGGCGTGGCCGGCATGCTCGAGGCGATACGGCACGCGCGCGAGAAGCGCATCCCGTTCTTCGGCATCTGTCTCGGGCTGCAGTGCGCCATCATCGAGTTCGCCCGCAACGTGTGCGGATTGAAGGACGCCGATTCCTCCGAGTTCAACCTCTCGACGCCCTACCCCGTCATCTACAAGCTGCGCGAGCTCGAGGGCGTGGAGCGCATGGGAGGGAACATGCGACTGGGACGCTGGCCCTGCGTCCTGCATCCGGGGTCGCAGGCCCACCTGGCGTACGGCCTGGCGGAGATCAGCGAGCGACACCGCCATCGCTACGAGGTGAACCGCGAGTACCTGGACGCCATGACCAAGAAGGGGCTGCGGGTCAGCGGCGAGACCCCCGATCGACGCTTCGTGGAGATCGTGGAGCTGCCGGACCACCCCTACTTCCTGTCCTGCCAGTTCCATCCCGAATTCAAGTCGAAGCCGATGCTCCCGCATCCGCTTTTCAGGAGCTTCATCGGTGCCTGCAGACAATTCCGGCAGACGCAGCGCTGA
- the kdsA gene encoding 3-deoxy-8-phosphooctulonate synthase translates to MAIAPDLAIGGGAPLAFIAGPCVIESERHVLAMARALAGAAAEAGVPFIFKSSFDKANRSSAESFRGPGLREGLRILMRVKSEVAVPVLSDIHEPGQAEAAAEVLDILQIPAFLCRQTDLLTAAGRTGRPVNIKKGQFLSPWEMQNAVDKVRSAGNERVLVTERGSSFGYQNLVVDFRSLAVMKEIGCPVIMDATHSVQHPGGLGDRSGGDARFIPFLARAAAAVGIDALFCEVHDDPGAAKSDGPNSLPLDAVVPLLRQVIAIDAVVRSA, encoded by the coding sequence GTGGCGATCGCTCCCGATCTGGCGATCGGCGGCGGCGCTCCTCTGGCCTTCATCGCCGGCCCCTGCGTGATCGAGAGCGAGCGGCACGTTCTCGCGATGGCCCGCGCCCTCGCCGGGGCCGCCGCCGAGGCCGGTGTCCCGTTCATCTTCAAGTCGTCCTTCGACAAGGCGAACCGCAGCTCGGCGGAGTCCTTCCGCGGCCCGGGCCTGCGGGAGGGACTGCGCATCTTGATGCGGGTCAAGTCGGAGGTGGCCGTGCCCGTGCTGTCGGACATTCACGAGCCTGGACAGGCCGAGGCGGCCGCCGAGGTCCTCGACATCCTGCAGATTCCGGCGTTTCTCTGCCGCCAAACTGATCTGTTGACCGCCGCCGGACGGACGGGCCGGCCGGTGAACATCAAGAAGGGGCAGTTCCTCTCCCCGTGGGAGATGCAGAACGCCGTCGACAAGGTGCGATCGGCGGGGAACGAGCGGGTCCTGGTCACAGAACGAGGCTCGTCGTTCGGCTACCAGAACCTGGTCGTCGATTTCCGGTCGCTCGCGGTGATGAAGGAGATCGGCTGCCCCGTCATCATGGACGCCACGCATTCCGTCCAGCACCCTGGTGGCCTGGGGGACCGGAGCGGCGGCGACGCGCGGTTCATCCCCTTCCTGGCCCGGGCCGCGGCCGCCGTGGGGATCGACGCCCTGTTCTGCGAGGTGCACGACGACCCTGGTGCGGCGAAGAGCGACGGGCCCAATTCGCTTCCCCTCGACGCGGTCGTTCCGCTCCTGCGCCAGGTCATCGCGATCGACGCCGTGGTGCGGAGCGCCTGA
- a CDS encoding KpsF/GutQ family sugar-phosphate isomerase, which produces MPHEIARRVLELEARAILNLVPRLGESFGRAVDLLHACKGRVVVTGMGKSGLIGTKIAATFSSTGTPSLFLHPAEAVHGDIGMVVPGDVVLAISQSGETAELLRLLELIKRLDVGLISLTGDPESTLARHSRVVLDVRIDEEASPLGLVPTASTTAALALGDALAMALLEKRGFTLDEFARYHPGGRIGKKVVTVAHLMHKGTEAPLVRVGSPMRDAIRTMSDRKLGMTCVVREDGTLAGVITDGDLRRHLGQGDNLLATTVDRVMTSDPATIPAQELAAAALRVMETRKITSLVVVDDARRVLGVLHIHDLWRTQLF; this is translated from the coding sequence ATGCCGCACGAGATCGCCCGCCGGGTGCTCGAGCTGGAGGCGCGCGCCATCCTGAACCTGGTTCCGCGGCTGGGCGAGTCGTTCGGCCGCGCGGTGGATCTTCTGCACGCCTGCAAGGGTCGGGTGGTGGTGACGGGAATGGGCAAGTCGGGCCTGATCGGAACCAAGATCGCCGCGACCTTCAGCAGCACGGGAACGCCGTCCCTGTTCCTGCATCCGGCCGAGGCGGTGCACGGGGACATCGGCATGGTGGTCCCTGGAGACGTCGTCCTGGCGATATCCCAGAGCGGCGAGACCGCGGAGCTCCTGCGCCTCCTTGAGCTGATCAAGCGCCTGGACGTGGGCCTGATCTCGCTCACCGGCGATCCGGAGTCCACCCTGGCCCGCCACTCGCGCGTCGTTCTGGACGTCCGGATCGACGAGGAGGCTTCGCCCCTCGGCCTGGTGCCCACGGCCAGCACCACCGCCGCCCTGGCGCTGGGCGACGCGCTCGCGATGGCGCTCCTCGAGAAGCGCGGCTTCACCCTGGACGAGTTCGCCCGCTACCACCCGGGCGGCCGGATCGGCAAGAAGGTCGTGACCGTCGCCCACCTCATGCACAAGGGGACCGAGGCCCCGCTGGTCCGGGTCGGCTCCCCGATGCGCGACGCCATCCGGACAATGAGCGACCGAAAGCTCGGAATGACCTGCGTCGTGCGGGAGGACGGCACGCTTGCGGGGGTGATCACGGACGGGGACCTGAGGCGCCACCTCGGGCAGGGGGACAACCTCCTGGCGACGACGGTGGACAGGGTGATGACCAGCGACCCGGCCACCATCCCGGCGCAGGAGCTCGCCGCCGCCGCGCTCCGCGTCATGGAGACCCGGAAGATCACCTCCCTGGTCGTGGTAGACGACGCACGGCGCGTCCTGGGTGTCCTGCACATCCACGACCTCTGGCGCACCCAGTTGTTCTAG
- a CDS encoding HAD hydrolase family protein, with product MKCRLPLGPRARKVAIILMDVDGVLTDGGLSFIEGGSEAKTYDVKDGVGLWIARRAGLRTGIISGRGGASVVRRAEELRLDEIHLKVTDKLQAYQRILKRQKLSDEEACYLGDDLTDLAVLGRAGMPVAVADAHSDVIRRVPFVTRAPGGRGAVREVVDAILKAQGRWREVLGWFDPSLRGGRRPRRDTPLEVRR from the coding sequence ATGAAGTGCCGACTGCCTCTCGGCCCGCGGGCGCGCAAGGTGGCCATCATCCTGATGGACGTCGACGGCGTGCTCACCGACGGGGGCCTCTCGTTCATCGAGGGAGGCTCCGAAGCCAAGACCTACGACGTCAAGGATGGAGTCGGGCTCTGGATCGCGAGGCGCGCGGGCCTGCGGACCGGGATCATCTCCGGAAGGGGCGGCGCCTCGGTGGTGCGGCGCGCCGAGGAGCTGCGCCTGGACGAAATCCACCTCAAGGTCACCGACAAGCTGCAGGCCTACCAGCGCATTCTGAAGAGGCAGAAGCTGTCGGACGAGGAGGCCTGCTACCTGGGAGACGACCTCACCGACCTGGCGGTCCTGGGGCGCGCCGGCATGCCGGTCGCCGTGGCCGACGCGCACTCCGACGTGATCCGGCGCGTTCCCTTCGTCACGCGCGCTCCCGGGGGCCGCGGCGCGGTGCGCGAAGTCGTCGACGCGATCCTCAAGGCGCAGGGACGATGGCGGGAAGTCCTTGGCTGGTTCGATCCTTCGCTGCGCGGCGGAAGGCGCCCGCGGCGCGACACCCCGCTCGAGGTGCGACGATGA
- a CDS encoding LapA family protein — translation MNILVYLIVFFFFIVLFVVGVYNGADVTVNLVFWQVGPVPMGAVVAAAAIFGVAFACTIGVIDGIKIRITNRLLRKQMRRLEEEADSLRLRLARREGADSSPSAAEGPTASWAEPRA, via the coding sequence ATGAACATCCTGGTCTACCTGATCGTGTTCTTCTTCTTCATCGTGCTGTTCGTGGTGGGCGTGTACAACGGCGCCGACGTGACCGTCAACCTGGTGTTCTGGCAGGTCGGACCCGTCCCCATGGGGGCCGTGGTGGCGGCTGCCGCCATCTTCGGCGTGGCGTTCGCCTGCACCATCGGGGTCATCGACGGCATCAAGATCCGGATCACCAACCGTCTGCTTCGCAAGCAGATGAGGCGCCTCGAGGAGGAGGCCGACTCGCTGCGCCTGCGGCTGGCCCGGCGCGAGGGCGCCGACAGCAGTCCGTCCGCCGCCGAAGGCCCGACCGCCTCCTGGGCCGAACCCCGGGCCTAG
- a CDS encoding helix-turn-helix domain-containing protein, which translates to MEQELRGSTRLGNYLRRLRVGYGLSLRRVEDKAKTGGGEIDNSQLSRYERGKCYPSFDKLCLLANIFNVPIQNFSDVLDLERVDAYEPAEPATYEDIKTEAGREWDQGNYARAYAIYETALARLEDGAEGAVDQETLARARFNLARTLLRMGKISLAETELRLILRRHRDISPTTQVAVLGALADAHEDKGDRYLALLESEKALALARESANVEYEGYALHRIGRLHFLDGEFDKALEGFRGARALLESTAGKYDLTLIRINIGFCQAMLGKVDRGVRELREALQVAGKEGFRRCSTYALLYLGQIHYARQDMVKARDFFEEAELMAHGGEERFVDILFQTAYHLWEMARISGNQVQEKVYFGRLKFLRSQLDRHFLEVEKFDQFIEQGKGR; encoded by the coding sequence ATGGAACAGGAGCTGCGAGGAAGCACCCGGCTGGGGAATTATCTGCGCCGGCTGCGGGTCGGTTACGGGCTCTCCCTCCGCCGGGTCGAGGACAAGGCGAAGACAGGTGGCGGCGAGATCGACAACTCCCAGCTGTCCCGCTACGAGCGCGGCAAATGCTATCCCTCCTTCGACAAGCTCTGCCTGCTCGCCAACATCTTCAACGTGCCGATCCAGAACTTCTCGGACGTTCTGGATCTTGAGCGGGTCGATGCCTACGAGCCCGCCGAGCCGGCGACCTACGAGGACATCAAGACGGAGGCCGGCCGCGAGTGGGACCAGGGGAACTACGCGCGCGCCTATGCCATTTACGAGACCGCCCTGGCACGGCTCGAGGACGGGGCCGAAGGGGCCGTCGACCAGGAGACCCTGGCCCGGGCCCGCTTCAATCTGGCGAGGACGCTCCTTCGGATGGGCAAGATCAGCCTGGCCGAAACGGAGCTCCGCCTCATCCTCAGGCGCCATCGGGACATCTCGCCGACCACGCAGGTGGCCGTTCTCGGGGCCCTGGCGGACGCGCACGAAGACAAGGGGGACCGGTACCTGGCCCTCCTCGAGTCGGAAAAGGCCCTGGCTCTGGCGCGTGAATCGGCCAACGTCGAGTACGAAGGGTACGCGCTCCACCGCATCGGGCGCCTGCACTTCCTGGATGGCGAGTTCGACAAGGCGCTCGAGGGCTTCCGAGGTGCGCGGGCCCTCCTCGAGAGCACGGCGGGCAAGTACGACCTGACCCTCATCCGGATCAACATCGGCTTTTGTCAGGCCATGCTCGGCAAGGTGGACCGGGGCGTGCGCGAGCTCCGGGAGGCGCTGCAGGTGGCCGGCAAGGAGGGTTTCCGCCGCTGCTCCACCTACGCCCTTCTGTACCTGGGCCAGATCCACTACGCCAGGCAGGACATGGTGAAGGCCCGCGACTTCTTCGAGGAAGCCGAGCTCATGGCCCACGGGGGAGAGGAGAGGTTCGTCGACATCCTCTTCCAGACCGCCTATCACCTGTGGGAGATGGCGAGGATCTCCGGAAACCAGGTCCAGGAGAAGGTCTACTTCGGTCGCTTGAAGTTCCTGCGGTCGCAGCTGGACCGGCACTTCCTTGAAGTGGAAAAGTTCGATCAGTTCATCGAACAGGGAAAGGGCAGGTGA
- a CDS encoding DUF4388 domain-containing protein, with protein MANPSPAREGVLSTTTFPGLIYSILSRKETGVLTLTGDTIEKSIFIQAGRPVFATSNDRDDRLGQIFFKAGLVSLEGLIQTVERAAQENKRLGTVFVESGLIQAHDLVEGVRAQVRNIVCSLFLWTSGRYRYRPGPLPSDEVITLKLSAGNTILEGIRRIERWERIWEAVGGLEVKYQTTTGIEDISRDLTLSLDEWTLLSCCERPIPLRELCRSSTLKDFEICRLLWALMTLGIVVRTSHLS; from the coding sequence ATGGCGAACCCGAGTCCCGCGCGCGAGGGGGTGCTCTCCACCACTACCTTTCCAGGCCTCATCTATTCCATCCTGAGCCGGAAGGAGACGGGCGTTCTCACCCTCACCGGCGACACCATCGAAAAGTCGATTTTCATCCAGGCCGGACGGCCCGTCTTCGCCACGTCCAATGATCGCGACGACCGGCTGGGGCAGATCTTCTTCAAGGCAGGGCTGGTCTCCCTGGAGGGCCTGATCCAGACGGTCGAGCGCGCCGCGCAGGAAAACAAGCGACTCGGAACCGTCTTCGTGGAGTCGGGCCTCATCCAGGCGCACGATCTCGTCGAGGGGGTCCGGGCCCAGGTCCGGAACATCGTCTGCAGTCTGTTCCTCTGGACCAGCGGCCGGTATCGCTACCGGCCGGGGCCCCTCCCTTCAGACGAGGTCATCACCCTGAAGCTGAGCGCCGGGAACACCATTCTCGAGGGGATCCGCCGGATCGAGAGGTGGGAACGGATCTGGGAGGCGGTCGGCGGCCTGGAGGTCAAATATCAGACGACCACCGGGATCGAGGACATCAGCCGTGACCTGACCCTGTCCCTCGACGAGTGGACACTCCTGTCCTGCTGCGAGAGACCGATCCCCCTGCGCGAGCTGTGCCGGTCGTCGACGTTGAAGGATTTCGAGATTTGCCGGCTCCTGTGGGCGCTGATGACGCTCGGTATCGTGGTGCGCACCTCACACCTGAGCTGA
- a CDS encoding PfkB family carbohydrate kinase, translating into MPEAVPDRRRYPDHARGGGHHPSRRRFLSVPQIPGANLSAARAAAITSRFPSLTLLVVGDLMIDQYLWGGVSRISPEAPVPVVRLERESSRLGGAGNVVSNLLALGARAIPAGVRGDDRFGDLIETFCREAGLPTGGIVVAPGRPTTVKTRVIAHGQHVVRMDREVDTPPEDPVTRRLQERALELLDGVQGMIVSDYDKGALSPMLLASLLPEASRRRLPVIVDPKMRLFRHYGPATVVTPNAREAMEAGGGVARTGEEFESLGRRILGMLGCPFLLITRGEHGMLLLERDGGSLSIPASAREVFDVTGAGDTVAATLALSVAAGATMAEAAVFANHAAGVVVGKIGAATLTVRDLLGAIDETGKPGSAQV; encoded by the coding sequence GTGCCGGAGGCGGTACCCGATCGTCGACGATATCCCGATCATGCTCGTGGAGGAGGCCACCATCCTTCCCGGAGACGGTTCCTGAGCGTCCCGCAGATCCCCGGTGCGAATCTGAGCGCCGCGCGCGCCGCAGCCATCACATCCCGGTTTCCCAGTCTCACGCTTCTCGTCGTCGGCGACCTGATGATCGACCAGTACCTGTGGGGCGGCGTCTCCCGCATCTCACCCGAAGCCCCCGTGCCGGTGGTCCGCCTGGAACGCGAGAGCTCCCGTCTCGGCGGCGCCGGCAATGTGGTCAGCAACCTGCTCGCGCTCGGCGCGCGGGCGATCCCGGCCGGCGTGCGCGGCGACGATCGCTTCGGCGACCTCATCGAGACATTCTGCCGGGAGGCAGGGCTTCCCACCGGGGGGATCGTCGTGGCCCCCGGCCGGCCCACGACCGTGAAGACGCGGGTCATCGCCCACGGACAGCACGTGGTGCGCATGGACCGCGAGGTCGACACTCCGCCCGAAGACCCCGTGACCCGTCGACTGCAGGAACGGGCGCTGGAGCTTCTCGATGGCGTCCAGGGGATGATCGTCTCGGACTACGACAAGGGGGCCCTCTCCCCCATGCTCCTGGCGAGCCTCCTGCCCGAGGCGTCCAGGCGCCGACTTCCGGTCATCGTCGACCCCAAAATGCGACTGTTCCGGCACTACGGGCCCGCGACCGTGGTGACCCCCAACGCGCGTGAGGCGATGGAGGCCGGAGGCGGCGTGGCGCGCACCGGAGAGGAATTCGAGTCGCTCGGCCGGCGGATCCTCGGAATGCTCGGATGCCCGTTCCTCCTCATCACCCGGGGGGAGCATGGCATGCTCCTGCTCGAGAGGGACGGGGGATCGCTCTCCATTCCAGCCAGTGCGCGCGAGGTCTTCGACGTGACAGGGGCGGGGGATACCGTCGCGGCGACCCTGGCCCTGTCGGTGGCCGCGGGGGCCACAATGGCGGAGGCGGCCGTCTTCGCCAACCACGCCGCGGGTGTCGTCGTGGGAAAGATCGGGGCGGCGACCCTGACGGTCCGAGACCTCCTGGGGGCGATCGACGAGACGGGGAAGCCGGGATCAGCTCAGGTGTGA
- a CDS encoding Trm112 family protein — protein MSVDPRLLEILACPLCKTEVKPTPDGTGLVCRECRRRYPIVDDIPIMLVEEATILPGDGS, from the coding sequence ATGTCCGTCGACCCGCGACTTCTCGAAATCCTCGCATGCCCTCTGTGCAAAACGGAGGTCAAGCCGACTCCGGACGGCACCGGCCTCGTGTGCCGCGAGTGCCGGAGGCGGTACCCGATCGTCGACGATATCCCGATCATGCTCGTGGAGGAGGCCACCATCCTTCCCGGAGACGGTTCCTGA
- a CDS encoding glycosyltransferase family 9 protein, translating to MRIFMSRRDHRLDERDRVLLIRLGAVGDVLRTLPALHLIRKTFPAVHLAWIVEDLSRELLDGHPEIDEVIRFPRREIRETARRPRALMARLIVLRRELRARRFTAAVDFQGSLKSGVLGLLSGAPRRIGFAPGHCREFSFLLTNEWVRPHGRRLNRVEKNCLLAEALGAAGDEIEVVLPERPEEGRQAESMVRSLNPGRAPLAVLSPGTSRRQAAKRWPPVYFGRLASLLAGSSGALPLVVFGPGEETLAREAVSASGGRAVLAPPTSLRLLAAVLRRSALFVGADTGPMHLAWTVGCPVVALFGPTDPALNAPLGPMHAVLREGRSTARINPDQAYEAARRLLPPRSLAHASGAPRLSRAALFAGASGPGR from the coding sequence ATGCGGATCTTCATGAGCCGCCGGGATCACCGCCTCGACGAGCGCGATCGCGTCCTGCTCATCCGACTGGGAGCGGTGGGCGACGTCCTGCGGACACTCCCCGCCCTGCACCTGATCCGGAAGACCTTCCCCGCCGTCCACCTGGCCTGGATCGTCGAGGACCTGTCGCGCGAGCTCCTGGACGGGCACCCCGAAATCGACGAGGTCATCCGGTTCCCGCGCCGCGAGATCCGTGAGACGGCGCGCCGCCCGCGAGCGCTGATGGCCCGCCTCATCGTGCTCCGCCGGGAGCTGCGCGCGCGACGATTCACGGCCGCCGTCGATTTCCAGGGAAGCCTGAAGAGCGGCGTCCTGGGCCTCCTATCGGGGGCGCCGCGGCGCATCGGCTTCGCCCCGGGTCATTGCCGGGAGTTCAGCTTCCTTCTCACCAACGAATGGGTGCGCCCGCACGGCCGGCGCCTGAACCGGGTGGAGAAGAACTGTCTCCTGGCCGAGGCCTTGGGGGCCGCGGGGGACGAGATCGAGGTGGTGCTTCCGGAGCGCCCGGAGGAGGGGCGTCAGGCGGAGTCGATGGTCCGCTCTCTCAATCCGGGTCGGGCTCCCCTGGCGGTCCTCTCTCCCGGCACCAGCCGCCGGCAGGCCGCCAAGCGATGGCCGCCCGTGTACTTCGGACGCCTGGCCTCCCTGCTGGCCGGCTCGTCGGGTGCGTTGCCGCTCGTCGTCTTCGGGCCGGGCGAGGAGACGCTCGCCAGGGAGGCCGTGTCGGCGTCCGGAGGGCGGGCCGTCCTGGCGCCGCCGACCTCCCTGCGGCTTCTGGCTGCCGTCCTTCGGCGGTCGGCCCTGTTCGTGGGCGCCGACACCGGCCCGATGCACCTGGCTTGGACTGTCGGGTGCCCGGTCGTCGCGTTGTTCGGACCCACCGATCCGGCCCTGAACGCGCCTCTCGGCCCGATGCATGCCGTCCTGAGAGAGGGCCGGTCGACGGCCCGCATCAACCCCGACCAGGCGTACGAGGCGGCCCGCCGTCTCCTGCCTCCGCGGTCGCTGGCGCACGCCTCGGGAGCCCCCCGCCTGTCGCGCGCCGCCCTCTTCGCCGGCGCATCCGGCCCCGGACGATGA
- the waaF gene encoding lipopolysaccharide heptosyltransferase II, whose amino-acid sequence MRPIDPASVRRILIRVNNWIGDVVMISPAMRAIRAHFREARIAILAKSWVLETLSGDPFYDDLIEYDDGGRHRGVMGRMRLAALLRRRRFDLAILFQKAFDAAALAFLAGVRRRIGYATDRRSWLLTHALDLPPPGTHHMEAFLGIARALGCPVTDPRPAFHLRQEDRRQAEAILERAGLLGHAPLVALHAGASKEPRSWHPERFGLLGRRLVERHAARIILLGSASERGLLDRVAAAIPRQGVLLPDPILSIKTTGAVLERCHLFVGNDSGPMHVAAALGVPTVAIFGPGTPGKTAPAAARAPVVAISKDYPCSPCRQDFFRECPPSPAGRPFCLEEISVEEVERAAAGLLEGARQPVF is encoded by the coding sequence ATGAGACCGATCGACCCCGCGTCCGTCCGCCGCATCCTGATCCGGGTCAACAATTGGATCGGCGACGTGGTGATGATCTCGCCGGCGATGCGCGCCATCCGCGCGCATTTCCGGGAGGCCCGCATCGCCATCCTGGCCAAGAGCTGGGTCCTGGAAACGCTCTCCGGCGACCCGTTCTACGACGACCTGATCGAGTACGACGACGGCGGCAGGCACCGCGGCGTGATGGGCCGCATGCGGCTCGCGGCGCTGCTGCGACGGCGGCGCTTCGATCTGGCCATCCTGTTCCAGAAGGCGTTCGATGCGGCGGCCCTGGCCTTTCTCGCGGGGGTCCGTCGGCGCATCGGATATGCCACCGATCGCCGCTCCTGGCTGCTCACGCACGCTCTGGATCTCCCGCCACCCGGCACGCACCACATGGAGGCCTTTCTGGGGATCGCCCGGGCCCTCGGATGCCCGGTCACCGATCCGCGCCCGGCCTTTCACCTCAGGCAAGAGGACCGCAGGCAGGCGGAGGCGATTCTCGAACGGGCCGGGCTGCTCGGGCATGCCCCCCTGGTGGCGCTGCACGCGGGAGCCTCGAAGGAGCCGCGGTCCTGGCACCCTGAACGCTTCGGACTGCTGGGGCGCCGCCTGGTGGAGCGACATGCCGCCCGGATCATCCTGCTGGGGAGCGCGTCCGAGCGCGGCCTCCTGGACCGGGTCGCCGCGGCCATACCGCGGCAGGGAGTGCTCCTGCCTGATCCGATCCTGTCGATCAAGACCACCGGCGCCGTCCTCGAGCGCTGCCATCTCTTCGTGGGAAACGACAGCGGCCCCATGCATGTGGCGGCGGCCCTGGGCGTTCCCACGGTCGCGATCTTCGGACCCGGGACGCCCGGGAAAACGGCGCCCGCCGCGGCGCGCGCCCCCGTCGTGGCGATCTCCAAGGACTACCCCTGCTCCCCGTGCCGGCAGGATTTCTTCCGGGAGTGTCCCCCCTCGCCGGCCGGCAGGCCGTTCTGTCTGGAGGAGATCTCGGTCGAGGAGGTCGAGCGCGCCGCGGCCGGGCTACTCGAGGGGGCGCGCCAGCCGGTCTTCTGA